A window of Pseudoliparis swirei isolate HS2019 ecotype Mariana Trench chromosome 2, NWPU_hadal_v1, whole genome shotgun sequence genomic DNA:
ggaggtgcatgaacacacgtcctactggaggtgcatgaacacacgtcctactggaagtgcatgaacacacgtcctactggaggttcatgaacacacgtcctactggaggttcatgaacacacgtcctactggaagtgcatgaacacacgtcctactggaggttcatgaacacgtctactggaggttcatgaacacacgtcctactggaggtgcatgaacacacgtcctactggaggtgcatgaacacacgtcctactggaggtgcatgaacacacgtcctactggaggtgcatgaacacacgtcctactggaggttcatgaacacacgtcctactggaggttcatgaacacacgtcctactggaggtgcatgaacacacgtcctactggaggtgcatgaacaccGCCTACTGGGTGCATGAACAcacgtcctactggaggtgcatgaacacacgtcctactggaggttcatgaacacacgtcctactggaggtgcatgaacacatgtcctactggaggttcatgaacacatgtcctactggaggtgcatgaacacatgtcctactggaggtgcatgaacacatgtcctactggaggttcatgaacacatgtcctactggaggtgcatgaacacatgtcctactggaggtgcatgaacacgtcctactggaggttcatgaacacatgtcctactggaggtgcatgaacacacgtcctactggaggtgcatgaacacacgtcctactggaggttcatgaacacacgtcctactggaggtgcatgaacacacgtcctactggaggtgcatgaacacacgtcctactggaggtgcatgaacacacgtcctactggaggtgcatgaacacacgtcctactggaggtgcatgaacacacgtcctactggaggtgcatgaacacatgtcctactggaggttcatgaacacatgtcctactggaggtgcatgaacacatgtcctactggaggtgcatgaacacatgtcctactggaggtgcatgaacacatgtcctactggaggttcatgaacacatgtcctactggaggtgcatgaacacatgtcctactggaggtgcatgaacacatgtcctactggaggtgcatgaacacatgtcctactggaggtgcatgaacacatgtcctactggaggtgcatgaacacatgtcctactggaggtgcatgaacacatgtcctactggaggttcatgaacacatgtcctactggaggtgcatgaacacatgtcctactggaggttcatgaacacacgtcctactggaggtgcatgaacacacgtcctactggaggtgcatgaacacatgtcctactggaggtgcatgaacacatgtcctactggaggtgcatgaacacatgtcctactggaggtgcatgaacacatgtcctactggaggtgcatgaacacatgtcctactggaggttcatgaacacatgtcctactggaggtgcatgaacacatgtcctactggaggtgcatgaacacatgtcctactggaggttcatgaacacatgtcctactggaggtgcatgaacacacgtcctactggaggtgcatgaacacgtcctactggaggtgcatgaacacatgtcctcctggaggtgcatgaacacatgtcctactggaggtgcatgaacacatgtcctactggaggtgcatgaacacatgtcctactggaggtgcatgaacacatgtcctactggaggtgcatgaacacatgtcctactggaggtgcatgaacacatgtcctactggaggtgcatgaacacatgtcctactggaggtgcatgaacacatgaacacatgtcctactggaggtgcatgaacacacatcctactggaggttcatgaacacacgtcctactggaggttcatgaacacacgtcctactggaggtgcatgaacacatgtcctactggaggtgcatgaacacatgtcctactggaggtgcatgaacacacgtcctactggaggtgcatgaacacacgtcctactggaggtgcatgaacacatgtcctactggaggttcatgaacacatgtcctactggaagttcatgaacacatgtcctactggaggttcatgaacacatgtcctactggaggtgcatgaacacatgtcctactggaggttcatgaacacatgtcctactggaggtgcatgaacacatgtcctactggaggtgcatgaacacatgtcctactggaggtgcatgaacacatgtcctactggaggtgcatgaacacacgtcctactggaggtgcatgaacacacgtcctactggaggtgcatgaacacatgtcctactggaggttcatgaacacatgtcctactggaggtgcatgaacacatgtcctactggaggtgcatgaacacatgtcctactggaggtgcatgaacacgtcctactggaggttcatgaacacatgtcctactggCGGTGCATGAACACGTGTCCTACTGGAGGTTCATGAAAacatgtcctactggaggtgcatgaacacatgtcctactggaggttcatgaacacatgtcctactggaggtgcatgaacacatgtcctactggaggtgcatgaacacatgtcctactggaggttcatgaacacatgtcctactggaggtgcatgaacacgtgtcctactggaggttcatgaacacatgtcctactggaggtgcatgaacacataaacacatgtcctactggaggtgcatgaacacgtgtcctactggaggttcatgaacacatgtcctactggaggtTCATGAACACATATCCAactggaggtgcatgaacacatgaacacatgtcctactggaggtgcatgaacacatgtcctactggaggttcatgaacacatgtcttactggaggtgcatgaacacatgtcctactggaggtgcatgTTGTGGTGTGGACCTCTTGAACAACGCTGCACCTTAACCGGCCTGAAgcctcaaggtgagctgaaCATGAGCAGCCAAAACAAACATCAGCCAGCAAGTCATCAACAGAAGGCCACCAGATCTCACTGGACATGAAGGTCACCTCCAGGTCCTGAAGCTGAACACAAGAAGACCAATGGGACCAATGTAGAGCATCGACCTCAAACTAGAGGACATCGGCAGCATgaaggacgacatgttggacacaGCGGACGGGGATACAGCAAGCACACCTTCGGGCAGCTCGGTCAGAGACGACATCATAATACAGTGATCAACATGTTTACACAGCTAACCATCAAACACCAGGAAGGTGGGCACTGCTGCAGGCCATCGGGGCCTTCTACAAGGAAGGCTGCGGTACACTCGCTGCCCACAGGCATTCTGGGGGTTCTGGGGGTTCAGGTCTACGAAATCAACCATGTGGGAGGGATGCAAAGAGTCGCTggtagtttctttttttaaaggactgaACAAAGGACAGGATGGGTGAGTTGAAGAAGAGTCACAATCCCTCTGGACATGTCTGGTCACTGAGGctcagtgcattgtgggaaatgtctCGTCACCGAGGctcagtgcattgtgggaaatgtccCGGACGCGGCGGCCCAAACTATTTGCAGCCTTTGCTTTCACCAACTTCACAAATCTTGTGAAAGCGTGTTTGAGGTTCAGGTTTCCTGACGGCCGTCGACATGCGCTCTACAGACGCCCTGCGGTGACACCCACAGCACGTCTGAGTGCGCTGCATACGTCTATGTACAAGCTATCCttataaaaacattaatatcAGCATTTCTACAGTACAAAGGTCCTCAGTTCCATTGAGTGTGTCTTCATGCAGCGGTGCACCAGGAGCTGGTTCTGGCGGACCTTTAAAAGAAGAGTTCAAGGAAAGGAGCAGTCTGGCTCCTGAGGCCGAGCTCCCGGCATCTACAGCCGGACAATTGAAAGCCCAAAAGAGTGAGGTCCCGTTGACGTCCCTCTCAACACCTCACTGATCACTTCTTGTTTTCCATGACGAGTCCGTGACAGCCGTCACAGCGACAGATAGACCGGGCCGTCCCAGTCCATGTGAGGTGTGTTCCTCGTCTCTGACTCCGGTAGGTCACTCTGTTTGGAGGCCACAACAAGCCCTCTTCTTTTCAGGGACTGAATCGTGTTATGTACAAAGTATTTCACCTCCCGCCACGTCCTGGTGCTCAGGACGGGCTCGGCAGCTAAACACGCATCACAGTCCTTTTTGCCCGGCACCTTGACCAGTTTACAGAGGTCTCCGAGCTGCCGCCTCACGGCCGCCTGCTCCTCCGAGCTCCACAGGCGCTTGTTTCTCTTCTGAGGCTTGGCGGACGGACCCGCTGGCTTTCCCGCCGCGGACGTGCTTTCTTGAGCAACTGGTGCTCTGCCTCGCACGCCGGGCCTCTGGGTTGTTGGAACCACCTGTGCGGTGGTGGGAGGCAGGCCCGCGGGGTAACCCGGAGCGCTCGAATGGTTCAGAGGCGTGAAGGAAGAAACGACTGGCCTGCTCCTGTCGGTAAGTGTATGCGAGTAGGGCGGGATAATGGAGGCGCTTGTACTCAACGTTGTAAAAGTAGGAACCATCGAGGTGCTTGGAGCGGTAAAGGTGGTGAAATTAGGAATCAAGGGTGTACCCATAGTGTCCTGCGGTGCATACACGGAAGATGGCGGCATACTTGTGGCATTCTGTGAATAAGAAGACAATGGCATGATCATGCTGTCTGACTCATACGGGAGAGGCATTAGTGCGTTTGCAGTGTTGTGTGGAGTAAAGGTAGGAACCACTTGAGTGTCAGTAGCATTCAATGGTGTAAAAGTAGAAATCAACGGTTGACTGTCGTGCATCATGTCTGCGCTAGTGGAACACAAGGTTGCATACGTTGAAGTCAACTCTTGGACGTAGTTGGTTGGAGCCAATGTCATACAACAATTTGgactctctctcaggtgatctGGATTCACGGTTGTCAAACTGCAGACAACCGACGAGTCCTCCATATCCGTCTCCATGGATTGGACTCCGGCGTCTGGACTCTCGCTAACATTCCCGTCAGTGTGCTGGTGACTTCTCCTCCGCATTGTTTGAAGGGTGTTGTGTACGTAGTTTTTAATGTCTGTCCAAGATCTTCCACCAAGATCTGGTTCATTGGCTATGCAAGCGTTGCACTCCTTTTTGCCTGGAACCTTCATTTCTGTGAAAAATTCACTCAAGTAacgcttcactgcagcctgcTCGCTCTCATTCCAAGGTCTTCTCTTTAAAGCCGGCTTCTGAACAGCTCCTAAGGAAAAATAAGAGCGTAGAGAAACATGATTATGTAAGAGCAGTCAGATACAACTCTGTCAACTCCAGACAGTGACAGTTCATTCCTGAGATCAGCTTCTGGTTCCAAGACGGTTTGACATTGTTGTTCTGGACCTTGAGTGAAGTCTGTCAGGAGTAGCCGGATGATGTGCTCATCACTAGGACACTAGAATCAACACTTCTCCAGACAAACCAACTATAATCATGTATGTGCCCGGAACTAGAAcacaaaagcttttttttttgttttgctcacTATTAAATCACCGCAAGCGTTCTTTGAGTTGAGGCACAGGTGATTGGCCCACAGCGGCAGCAGCTACGCCCCCGACAGTCCCGATTGCCTGCCTGCACATGGCTCTGAACATGGAGATGACCCAATGGAGAGCAGCTAACGGCGCAATCAACAGAGCAAATGTCAAATGTTGACTCTCCTCTGAGAATCAAAGACCACATTACATGCGTCACATAAGGATCTGAAAAGGTACTCACCATGAGCAGCAGCACTGGGTGGACTCGGTTGCAGCGTGCGATCCATCTTGAGAAGTTCTTTGCTCACCTCCTCCAGCTGTGACGCGTTCTTTGAGAGCACGTAACACTCCTGGCTGCTCCTTCTCAACAGCTTGGCCACTTGATCCACTTCCACTTCACTGAGGCTCATGAGCTGCCAGCAGCTGGCAATTTGCTCTCTTAGGGATGAGGACAGAAGTGTATCGGGGTTTTTAACTCCGCATTCCATTGCGCACCTTCGGAAACAATCTAACCCTCTGATGAAGGACGGACCTTCGGTCCGGGCGAACAGGTAGGGGTTAGATTTCGACACACCTGCTTGTTCTCGGTTTTCAATGAGCAAGTCGATTGACAAAAGCATCCTGTCTGTGAGCAGCACCAGCATGTTCCTCCCATACTGACCCTCAAGCTCCAACCGGGTGAAACTGCTACCAAGGTCCAGCTCCAGCATTGTGCATTTCCTCACTTGATCTGCCGAGGGCACAAATGTCCCCCTGCTCTTCTTGCTGATGTACGTTTGCAAGAGCATTCTCCCAATATTACCCACCCGGCCTCTGTTGAACAGACACACATCTGCCAGAGTAGCTTCGCTGAGCTTCTTCCACGTTGACAAATTGGGACTTTCTTTCAACTCCTTCCTggcttcctcttcttcccctgTGGTGAACCTGTGGAGTTTGATCAAATCTTCCATCACGGTTGATTTGTCTACTTCCACTTTCTTGACTTCGTGCTTTAGCGATAATGCGAGAGCCTTGCGAGAAAAACACTGGCTCCACTTTGTATCGAGAAGTTGGATGAACTTTTCCACGTGACTCTCGGTTTCACCGTCCTCCGTCATGCGACTTTCCCCGAAAGCTATTTCCGCAGCTCGCTTCAAGGAGTAGCCAATCTTTGTGACGAGGGAGACTGTTTTAAACTTACTGGAACTGGGGTCAAAGCCACTCGCTTTTTTGGCCCCTTCAACGGCCAACTCAAACCTGGATGGCAGGCACACTTCATGCAGGTACTTCACGCTCGCGTCGAGTTCATTGACAGCGACCATGAATCGACCCAGTTCCCTCATCTTTTGTGCGATATAAGCAAACTGAGACTTGTCATGGTAATACTTAGCGGACAACGCATTGCCATATTTACAAATAAGTGGGTCATTTCTGATCTGCCGCGAGATGTCGTCTTGATGCATGATGTGAATGATTTCCTCGCAGCCTCCAGTTAAGGACTCGGACATAGGAAGCAGCTGGGAGGCAGCGGTGGggactctttcctttctttcagaAGATTTCTGGTCTCCTTTTCTGGCCTTACATGACCTCTCGTGTCTCCACAAATCAGTTTTGCGATAAAAAGCAAAGCAGTGCTGGCAAGGCAGGAAGTCGCGAACAGATACGCTGGAATTCTTCACCTGGTCCTTGGTCACAATTTCCCCCTCGCCACTTTTGAGAACTTGGCAATTGTGTTCATAATCTCCTTTATTGCGAATTTGGTGAAGCATAATCTGTCTGACTTTGGACCCTTTGGGGAGGTGTAATGCATGGGCAACGTCAATTTGCTCTGCATGTGTCCTTTCTAAGTGCTTGGCAATCTGGGAAAAGGCCATTTTGCAATATAAACAGAAGTGCTTTTTataggcttcttttttttcatggcGTGCTTTGCCGGGTCTCGTTTCATGCACTTTCTTGCAGGTCCTTAAGCTGGATCGCGTTGGTTGTTTCCTCTCCACGGCTTTCCTGCGGCAACGCAGTACTGTTTTAGTTATCTCCGTAACGCCCGACTCAGACAGAGATGGATCTGTACCGTCTGACTGGtcgtccacctcctcctcctcctcatcactcgAGTCGCTTGCTTCCTGGTGAGACCGTTGTTGTGGTACCTTCTTTACTCTCGGAGCACCCTGAGAGGCACCGTCAAGGTGAGAAGTCAACCTAAGAGCATCACTCGAACTTCTCTCTTCAATCAAGCTCCTCTGTCCTTCAAATGAGCTGGTCTCACCAATAGTACAAGCCTGTAAAAGAACAGCATATGTAAGACTCATTGCCCAATCAGACCTCATGAATAATTTGTGTACTTTAAACAAAGATCCGTTGGGAAATAAATGGAAACAAAATGGAGCTATATTTTGGGTTATAATTTGATTAAGTGTTGGCAATAAGTCAGGTGACTTCTGTTTCAGGGCTGCCTTTTAAGAATCCGTTGCACATTTTTGAAAAGCTGTTTAAGGCCTCAGCACCGTGGCAACGCCCCCGAAAGACCCGGGTCATCCACACACAGTAATGACCACACGGCATCAACCCGACACCTCGGACGTCTCGGTAGAAGAACCACATGTGACCCATTGGAGAGCAGTTGATGGCTTTATTAAGCAGCGATTTGACATGTCTAACCAAGTATATGTAGTCATGGGGTGTTGGATGAAATGCTACATCAGAGAACAGAGTAAGCACTAGACCACATTCATGGCAATCAAAACAAATAATTACTTTTGATTCATGAAACAGAAAGTCTGGGCTTAGCGTAGCGGCGTTCTGGGAAACTCGTTACAAATGCAGAACATGGGAACACTTACGAGTGCTTTTCACACAAAACATTAAGTAATATTATTGTTGATGCCAAGATAAAATGACTAAAATTATATTTACTGGAGCATTGAGCATGATCCATGTTCTAAAAGCATGTGCAGTTATCTACCTGCTTCAAAGGCTGCATCTTGTCCATTACTTCATGTGTTCGGGGTCTTCTTCAATGGTCTCTGCAAACAAAGAGGACACGTCTCTAATGTGCACTCATCATGAACAGACAACATGTCATTATTAATATCGAGTCACATTAGCTACTAAGGTATTCACGTCAGTGGAAAGTTTAGCTTGTTATACTTTCTGCTAGAACAAGATGCTTCAGGTTCAAAGTCAGCCACATGGCCATTGGTCTCAACACACGGCAGATAGAATGGAAGCGTCGATGACCACCGTTAGtcatggagttccacaaggttctgtgcttggacctcTCTCAttgaccttatacatgcttcctttatGCTTATGGACGTctaagatacactgagctcctctctcctctccccttatggacatctaggatacactgagctcctctctcctctcctctctccttatggacgtttaggatacactgagctcctctctccttatggacgtttaggatacactgatctcctctctcctctcctctctccttatggacgcttaggatacactgagctcctctctccttaaggacgcttaggatagactgagctcctctctcctctccttatggacgcttaggatacactgagctcctctctcctctccttatggacgcttaggatacactgaggtcctctctcctctccttatggacgcttaggatacactgagctcctctctcctctctccttatggacgcttaggatacactgagctcctctcctctctccttatggacgctaggatacactgagccctctcctctcctctctccttatggacgcttaggatacactgagctcctctctcctctcctctctgcttatGGCCgctcaggatacactgagcacctctctctcctctctccttatggacacttaggatacactgagctcctctcctctctccttatggacgcttaggatacactgagccctctcctctcctctctccttatggacgtctaggatacactgagctcctctcctctcctctctccttaaggacgcttaggatacactgagctcctctctccttatggacgcttaggatacactgagctcctctctctccttatggacgtttaggatacactgagctcctctcctctctccttatggacgcttaggatacactgagctcctctctccttaaggacgcttaggatacactgagctcctctctctctccttatggacgcttaggatacactgagctcctctctcctctccttatggacgcttaggatacactgagctcctctctcctctccttatggacgcttaggatacactgagctcctctctcctctctccttatggacgcttaggatacactgagctcctctctcctctctccttatggacgtttaggatacactgagctcctctctcctctcctctctccttatggacgcttaggatacactgagcacctctcctctctccttatggacgtttaggatacactgagtacctctctcctctcctctctccttatggacgcttaggatacactgagctcctctctcctctcctctctccttatggacgtttaggatacactgagtacctctctcctcctctctccttatggacatttaggatacactgagcacctcttctctctccttatggacgtttaggatacactgagtacctctctcctctcctctctccttatggacacttatgatacactgagctcctctctcctctctccttatggacgcttaggatacactgagctcctctctcctctcctctctccttatggacgcttaggatatactgagctcctctctcctctctccttatggatgcttaggatacactgagctcctctctcctctcctctctccttatggacgtttaggatacactgagctcctctctcctctcctctctccttatggacgcttaggatacactgagctcctctctccttatggacgcttacgatacactgagctcctctctcctctctctttatggatgtttaggatacactgagctcctctctccttatggacgcttaggatacactgagctcctctctccttaaggacgcttaggatacactgagctcctctctcctctccttatggacgcttaggatacactgagctcctctctcctctccttatggacgcttaggatacactgagctcctctctcctctccttatggacgcttaggatacactgagctcctctctcctctctccttatggacgtttaggatacactgagctcctctctcctctcctctctccttatggatgcttaggatacactgagcacctctcctctctccttatggacgtttaggatacactgagtacctctctcctctcctctctccttatggacgcttaggatacactgagctcctctctcctctctccttatggacgcttaggatacactgagctcctctctcctctcctctctccttatggacgcttaggatacactgagctcctctctccttatggacgcttaggatacactgagctcctccctcctctcctctctcattatggacgtttaggatacactgagctcctctcctctccccttatggacgcttaggatacactgagctcctctctcctctctccttatggacgtttaggatacactgagctcctctctcctctccccttatggacgcttaggatacactgagctcctctctcctctctccttatggacgctcaggatacactgagctcctctctcctctcctctccttatggacgcttaggatacactgagctcctctctcctcatggacgcttaggatacactgagctcctctctcctctctccttatggacgcttaggatacactgagctcctctcctctcaccttatgtacgtttaggatacactgagctcctccctcctctcctctctccttatggacgcttaggatacactgagctcctctctcctctctccttatggacgcttaggatacactgagctcctctctcctctctcctcatggacgtttaggatacactgagctcctcccttctctccttatggacgtttaggatacactgagctcctctctccttatggacgcttaggatacactgagctcctctctcctctctccttatggacgcttaggatacactgagctcctctcctctctccttatggacgcttagga
This region includes:
- the LOC130204996 gene encoding uncharacterized protein LOC130204996, producing MAFSQIAKHLERTHAEQIDVAHALHLPKGSKVRQIMLHQIRNKGDYEHNCQVLKSGEGEIVTKDQVKNSSVSVRDFLPCQHCFAFYRKTDLWRHERSCKARKGDQKSSERKERVPTAASQLLPMSESLTGGCEEIIHIMHQDDISRQIRNDPLICKYGNALSAKYYHDKSQFAYIAQKMRELGRFMVAVNELDASVKYLHEVCLPSRFELAVEGAKKASGFDPSSSKFKTVSLVTKIGYSLKRAAEIAFGESRMTEDGETESHVEKFIQLLDTKWSQCFSRKALALSLKHEVKKVEVDKSTVMEDLIKLHRFTTGEEEEARKELKESPNLSTWKKLSEATLADVCLFNRGRVGNIGRMLLQTYISKKSRGTFVPSADQVRKCTMLELDLGSSFTRLELEGQYGRNMLVLLTDRMLLSIDLLIENREQAGVSKSNPYLFARTEGPSFIRGLDCFRRCAMECGVKNPDTLLSSSLREQIASCWQLMSLSEVEVDQVAKLLRRSSQECYVLSKNASQLEEVSKELLKMDRTLQPSPPSAAAHAALHWVISMFRAMCRQAIGTVGGVAAAAVGQSPVPQLKERLR